The Aureimonas mangrovi genome contains the following window.
TCTTGTCGGCGAGCGCAGATTCGCTGGTCGTCAGCGGATCGGTGTTGGGCATCTCGAAGACGCTGGTGACGCCGCCGAGAACAGCCGCGCGCGAGCCGGATTCGAGGTCTTCCTTGTGCGTCGGCCCCGGCTCGCGGAAATGCACCTGGCTGTCGATGACGCCGGGGAGGATGTGGAGCCCCGTGCAGTCCACCACCTCGCCGGCGGCGCTCGCCTCGATCGAACCGATCTGCGCGATCCTGCCATTGAGGATGCCGATGTCGCGGACGCCCTCGCCATCCTGGTTGACGACCGTGCCGCCCTTCAGAACCGTGTCGAACGTCGTCGCCATGCCACCTGCCTCGCATCTTTTCCTCGGCCGAGCGAATAGCGCGGCACGGCCGCGCCATCAATGTCGGCGGTTGCCCCACGGCCTCCGGCTGCGCATATCTGCGGCGAGAGACAGTATGAAAGCGCTGCCCATGCCCGCCGCCCTCCTGCCGACCCGAGCGCTCGTCGACGTCACCGGCGCCGAGGCCGAACACTTTCTCCAGAACCTCGTCACCGCCGACATCGAAGGGCTGCCGGACGACCTCGCGCGGCCCTCCGCGCTTCTGACGCCGCAGGGCAAGATCCTGTTCGACTTCCTCGTCAGCCGGATCGACGGCGGCTTCCGGCTCGACGTCGCCTCCAGCGCGCGCGCCGATCTCGTGAAGCGCCTGATGCTTTATCGTCTGCGCGCCAAGGTCGCGATCGAGCCCGCGGACGGCGAGGTCGCGGCCGTATGGGAGGCCGACGAGGCGCCCGCCGGCGCGCTCGCCGACGGTCGTTTTCCGGGCGGCGAGGTCTATCGCCTCTACGGCGTCGACCTTGCCGGTGATTCGAGCGCGTCCGACTATCGTGCGATGCGCATCGCGGCGGGCGTGCTGGAGGCGGAGGCCGACTTTCCCGCCGCCGACGTCTTCCCGCACGATGTCCTCCTCGACCAGAACGGCGGCGTGTCCTTCAAGAAGGGCTGCTTCGTCGGGCAGGAGGTCGTGTCTCGGATGCAGCATCGCGGCACCGCGCGCCGCCGCGTGATGGTGCTGCGAGCCGAGGGGCATCTGTCCGAGGGTGCCAATGTCGAGGCGGACGGCCGTACGGTCGGCACGCTTCTGGCGGCCGCCGGGAAGGTCGGCGCCGCGATCCTGCGCATCGACAAGGTGGCCGAGGCGCTGCGCGGCGGGCAGACCCTGAGCGTCGACGGCGTGCCGGTGGAGGCCGAGGTTCCCGCCTGGGCCGGCTATGTGCTTCCGGCCGAGAGCGAGGCCTCCGCTTGAGCCGCGTGCGGGCACTGAAGGCGCCAGCGACGCCACGCGTGTGGCAGCGCATGCTCTCCGGCCGCCGGCTCGACCTTCTGGATCCCTCCCCGCTCGACATCGAGATCGAAGACATCGCCCACGGGCTCGCGCGCGTCGCGCGCTGGAACGGGCAGACGAAGGGCGGCCAT
Protein-coding sequences here:
- a CDS encoding YgfZ/GcvT domain-containing protein; translated protein: MKALPMPAALLPTRALVDVTGAEAEHFLQNLVTADIEGLPDDLARPSALLTPQGKILFDFLVSRIDGGFRLDVASSARADLVKRLMLYRLRAKVAIEPADGEVAAVWEADEAPAGALADGRFPGGEVYRLYGVDLAGDSSASDYRAMRIAAGVLEAEADFPAADVFPHDVLLDQNGGVSFKKGCFVGQEVVSRMQHRGTARRRVMVLRAEGHLSEGANVEADGRTVGTLLAAAGKVGAAILRIDKVAEALRGGQTLSVDGVPVEAEVPAWAGYVLPAESEASA